In the Hordeum vulgare subsp. vulgare chromosome 7H, MorexV3_pseudomolecules_assembly, whole genome shotgun sequence genome, one interval contains:
- the LOC123409538 gene encoding putative receptor-like protein kinase At4g00960: protein MATGSKTQERKPSPELPMELSYEFLENITNYFSDEHEISVSPFGTLDKGTVPYGGTVIAVKKLQENTPMPADKTFEKEVQNVMALKHENIVELVGFCSETTKKLVWFHEEYIVTDATERLLCYEYLPNGSLQKILFGTKAAKDVSSSKPNIRWGTRFKIIKGICQGLRFLHELDNPIIHMDLNPENILLDGNMVPKIADFALSRLFGQDQTRLYTQRVAGSHQYMAPEYVYSGEISTQSDIYSLGLLIIEITTGEQSCPESYHPSARKFIDKVREDGTLEHIASKYALLDLECLMQVKACINIGLKCLEIDWRCRPSIVEIVDMLNRIGSSQMVNEGLVEAISGNVNGMQKEMDKNNLLEGATLLDGTPVRANEAVRASTAPDIPQIRDANEVEDET, encoded by the exons ATGGCCACTGGAAGTAAAACCCAAGAGCGCAAGCCAAGCCCTGAActaccgatggaactatcatatgAATTTTTGGAGAACATTACAAATTACTTCTCCGATGAGCATGAAATTAGTGTTAGTCCATTTGGAACACTCGATAAG GGAACTGTACCATATGGTGGCACAGTGATtgctgtgaagaaacttcaagaaAACACACCAATGCCAGCTGACAAAACATTTGAAAAAGAGGTTCAGAATGTTATGGCGCTCAAACATGAAAACATAGTAGAATTGGTTGGATTCTGCAGTGAAACAACAAAGAAATTAGTGTGGTTTCATGAAGAATATATAGTGACAGACGCTACTGAACGTTTACTCTGCTACGAATATCTACCTAATGGGAGCCTTCAGAAGATTCTTTTTG GGACCAAGGCAGCCAAGGATGTCTCTTCATCTAAACCCAATATCAGATGGGGGACACGCTTCAAAATTATCAAGGGGATCTGCCAGGGTTTACGTTTTCTACATGAGTTGGACAATCCCATAATCCATATGGATCTAAATCCTGAAAATATACTGTTGGATGGAAATATGGTGCCAAAGATTGCGGACTTTGCACTCTCTCGACTCTTTGGCCAAGATCAAACCCGATTGTACACACAAAGAGTTGCGGGATCACA TCAGTACATGGCTCCAGAATATGTATACAGTGGTGAAATCTCGACCCAGTCAGACATATACAGTCTGGGCCTGTTGATAATTGAGATCACCACTGGAGAGCAGAGTTGCCCTGAAAGCTACCATCCATCCGCAAGAAAATTTATTGATAAA GTACGTGAAGATGGGACACTGGAGCACATAGCATCCAAGTATGCACTGTTGGATTTAGAATGCCTTATGCaagtaaaagcatgcatcaatatTGGGCTGAAATGTCTTGAGATTGATTGGAGATGCAGACCTTCCATAGTCGAAATTGTTGATATGCTTAACAgaataggttcaagccaaatggtAAATGAG ggtttagtggaggctatATCTGGCAATGTCAATG GTATGCAGAAGGAGATGGACAAGAATAACTTGCTGGAAGGCGCGACTTTACTTGATGGTACGCCGGTGCGTGCTAATGAAGCGGTGCGGGCGTCGACTGCTCCTGACATTCCGCAGATTAGAGATGCCAATGAAGTTGAAGATGAGACCTAG
- the LOC123409539 gene encoding disease resistance protein RGA4-like: MEAAVIRSVIGVVVMKLHKMIEEDSMLRYDLKKLLRYMKKEMQMMNDAIITYGKSKDHWLWILELQELAYDMEDCLDIFEEKAACEAGMPWYRRRLHQFKTVDIRTQFARELTDLKQRALEASGRRDRYISTNTLSAPEPDTSSNSTSYTPEAELVGITKPKEVLLKLLWEKERPRRVISILGPRGIGKTTLARAIYDDADIKNRFPWRAWVVASEHRGDKELLKEIVRQVEAPSSSSDVDHGENLNKHLQVKSRYLIVIDDVQTSLLDTIRPYLPDNGRIIVTTSMQSIANTCSTNTSYIYRMEALSDDDSKALLFKIVLGDVTKSPSLHLEEGSKSILRKCEGLPLGIVNIANYLKEQGSEKITNTSCDKMCRNLGSHMHSNGALGRMKQVLIHSYDNLPGHDLKNCLLSVSIYPKDQPIKRKRLVRRWLAEGFVVKVVNRKDEDVACEHFDSLINRSIIQPVEISNSVGVSTCRLHGIMLDFIVHKSASENFITLIHNDEIITNANYDCAIRRLSLHKLTEEGGRAVMGIDISRIRSLTIFGHTSQALVDFHKSKLLRVLDLENCKELRDCDLDSICTLLQLKYLNLRGTGVSKLPKEISKLLHLETLDIRDTRVNMLPKEVLSLPELTHLFGKFKLPCELGITATRASSQTRTIFSGDSKLETLAGFVLGETHFQQIILNMKKLRKVKVLAESTPSSDIIGHLVSSFKKRLISSNPLDSLSVDFGDHSIDFLDTLDASGCSLTSIKLHGCLTSLPIFITSLLGLSKLHLVSTGLDSSILSTLQELHLLICLKLVENRLEFGNGSFTVEKKGFQSLQRLYIQAKKLPKFNIAKGAMQHLYSLQLISEDISGVHEDTVKHLKGLKEVTLDHSVGDDTRKSWEAELKQHKNRPLLWIKTDA, from the exons ATGGAGGCAGCTGTGATACGTAGCGTCATCGGAGTTGTGGTAATGAAGCTCCACAAAATGATCGAAGAAGACAGCATGCTGAGGTACGACCTTAAGAAATTGCTTCGCTATATGAAGAAGGAGATGCAGATGATGAACGATGCCATCATCACGTATGGGAAGTCCAAGGACCATTGGCTGTGGATACTTGAGCTGCAGGAGCTGGCGTACGACATGGAGGACTGCCTAGATATCTTCGAGGAGAAGGCAGCCTGCGAGGCTGGCATGCCTTGGTACCGCCGCAGACTTCACCAGTTTAAAACAGTGGACATCCGTACTCAGTTTGCCAGAGAGCTCACAGATCTCAAGCAACGCGCGCTGGAGGCATCTGGGCGGAGGGATAGATACATCAGCACCAACACCCTATCTGCACCAGAGCCAGACACCTCCTCAaattccacctcctacaccccggAGGCTGAGCTTGTGGGCATCACCAAGCCAAAGGAAGTGCTTCTAAAGTTGCTCTGGGAGAAAGAGAGACCAAGGAGGGTGATCTCCATCCTGGGACCTCGTGGAATTGGGAAAACAACCCTTGCTAGGGCAATCTATGATGATGCTGATATCAAGAACCGGTTTCCATGGCGTGCTTGGGTTGTGGCCTCAGAGCACAGAGGAGACAAAGAGCTCCTGAAGGAGATAGTCCGACAAGTGGAGGCCCCGTCTTCCTCTTCTGATGTGGATCATGGTGAAAATCTCAACAAGCATCTGCAGGTTAAATCAAG GTACTTGATTGTAATTGATGACGTGCAAACTTCTCTACTGGACACAATCAGACCTTACCTCCCTGATAATGGCAGAATCATTGTGACCACAAGCATGCAGTCCATAGCAAATACCTGCAGCACCAATACAAGTTATATATACAGAATGGAAGCTCTTAGTGATGATGATTCCAAAGCTTtgcttttcaaaattgttcttggtGATGTGACAAAATCTCCTTCACTTCATCTTGAGGAAGGTTCCAAAAGCATATTAAGGAAATGTGAAGGTTTACCACTTGGTATAGTTAACATTGCTAATTATTTGAAAGAACAAGGATCAGAGAAGATCACAAACACTAGTTGCGACAAGATGTGCAGAAACCTAGGTTCTCATATGCATAGTAATGGTGCTCTTGGAAGAATGAAGCAAGTGCTCATCCATAGCTATGACAATCTACCTGGCCATGATCTAAAAAACTGCTTGCTTTCTGTAAGCATTTACCCAAAGGATCAGCCAATCAAAAGAAAAAGGCTAGTTAGAAGATGGTTAGCCGAAGGATTCGTGGTCAAAGTCGTCAATCGCAAAGACGAGGATGTTGCTTGCGAACATTTTGACAGCTTGATCAACAGGAGTATCATTCAGCCAGTAGAGATAAGCAACAGTGTTGGGGTGAGCACGTGTCGTCTTCATGGTATAATGCTTGATTTCATAGTCCACAAGTCAGCCTCTGAGAACTTCATTACTCTGATTCACAATGATGAGATCATAACAAATGCAAATTATGATTGTGCTATCCGTCGACTCTCTCTCCACAAACTTACTGAAGAAGGTGGCAGAGCAGTAATGGGAATAGATATATCCCGGATAAGGTCACTAACAATCTTTGGGCATACTAGTCAAGCTCTTGTTGATTTTCACAAGAGCAAGTTGCTGCGAGTGTTAGATCTTGAAAATTGCAAGGAGCTTAGGGATTGTGACCTTGACAGCATATGCACATTGTTGCAACTGAAGTATCTGAACCTTAGGGGCACTGGTGTCAGCAAGCTCCCAAAGGAAATATCAAAGCTGCTCCATTTGGAAACACTGGACATACGGGACACAAGAGTGAACATGTTGCCTAAGGAGGTTCTCAGTCTACCAGAGTTAACTCACCTGTTTGGCAAATTTAAGCTGCCTTGTGAACTTGGCATAACTGCTACAAGGGCTAGCAGTCAGACTCGGACCATATTTTCGGGGGATAGCAAATTGGAAACTCTGGCAGGCTTTGTGCTGGGTGAGACCCATTTTCAACAGATTATACTcaatatgaagaaattgaggaaggTTAAGGTACTGGCCGAGAGTACTCCAAGTAGTGATATAATTGGGCATCTAGTTTCTTCCTTCAAAAAGCGTCTTATCAGCTCCAATCCTCTTGATTCTCTATCAGTTGATTTCGGTGATCACTCCATAGATTTCCTTGACACTCTTGATGCCTCCGGTTGTTCTCTTACTTCGATCAAACTACATGGCTGCCTAACGAGTTTGCCTATCTTCATCACATCACTGCTTGGACTATCGAAGTTGCATCTTGTATCAACTGGCTTAGACAGCAGCATTCTATCAACACTGCAAGAATTACATCTACTGATTTGTCTGAAGTTAGTTGAGAATCGCCTTGAATTTGGCAATGGCAGCTTTACTGTTGAAAAGAAGGGATTCCAAAGCCTACAACGACTCTACATTCAGGCCAAAAAGCTTCCAAAATTTAATATTGCCAAAGGGGCTATGCAGCATCTCTACTCTCTTCAGTTGATTTCTGAAGACATCAGTGGTGTTCATGAAGATACGGTTAAACATCTGAAGGGTCTCAAGGAAGTAACACTTGATCATTCGGTTGGTGATGACACAAGGAAATCATGGGAAGCAGAACTGAAGCAGCATAAAAACAGGCCATTGTTATGGATTAAAACTGATGCCTGA